A portion of the Krasilnikovia cinnamomea genome contains these proteins:
- a CDS encoding M1 family metallopeptidase, producing the protein MRRALVALIATAATLAGTTLPALAAPAPGAPGLGDEYFPDYGNSGYDVSHYDIRLRYYPDTDTLTGTTTILATATQDLSSFNLDFILDVTSVRVNNRVATAARTGDHELVVTPPRGLAAGQPMTVVVQYSGVPSSKRAAGSTAWTKTPDGALAVGEPEMSWWWFPANDHPADKATFDVSVSVPDGVEAISNGVQSRPPSPEILGWTRWSWRSVKPMATYLAFLAIGQYDLRTDTAPNGQPVLTAYSQLLAPDYADAARASVERTAEVIDWESGLFGPYPFEAQGGVVAPPGAISFALENQTRPVYSARFFRGGSNTYVVVHELAHQWFGDSVSVAQWKHIWLNEGFASYAEWLWSQAQGEGTAQEIFDYTYAHYPADSPFWSVKPGDPGAADVFDGAVYDRGAMTLHQLRLAVGDTAFFDIVRTWTTTHRYGNGTTDEFVALAERISGKELDALFQTWLFTPAKPDVATAPAASAASLRAAAPHQPKSWAAIQRAHALLSGH; encoded by the coding sequence GTGCGACGAGCGCTCGTGGCCCTGATCGCCACAGCCGCCACCCTCGCGGGGACCACCCTGCCCGCCCTGGCCGCCCCCGCACCGGGCGCGCCCGGCCTGGGAGACGAGTACTTCCCGGACTACGGCAACTCCGGGTACGACGTCTCGCACTACGACATCCGGCTGCGCTACTACCCCGACACCGACACGCTGACCGGCACCACCACCATCCTGGCCACCGCCACCCAGGACCTGAGCAGCTTCAACCTGGACTTCATCCTGGACGTCACGAGCGTGCGGGTGAACAACCGGGTCGCGACCGCCGCCCGCACCGGCGACCACGAGCTCGTCGTCACCCCGCCGCGCGGACTCGCCGCCGGGCAGCCGATGACCGTCGTGGTGCAGTACTCGGGGGTGCCCTCCAGCAAGCGGGCCGCCGGGTCCACCGCGTGGACGAAGACCCCCGACGGCGCCCTGGCCGTCGGCGAGCCCGAGATGTCCTGGTGGTGGTTCCCCGCCAACGACCACCCGGCGGACAAGGCCACCTTCGACGTCTCCGTCAGCGTCCCGGACGGGGTCGAGGCGATCAGCAACGGCGTGCAGTCGCGGCCGCCGTCACCCGAGATCCTCGGCTGGACCCGGTGGAGCTGGCGCTCGGTCAAGCCGATGGCCACCTACCTGGCCTTCCTCGCCATCGGCCAGTACGACCTGCGCACCGACACCGCCCCGAACGGCCAGCCGGTGCTCACCGCGTACTCCCAGCTGCTGGCGCCGGACTACGCCGACGCCGCCCGGGCCAGCGTCGAACGCACCGCCGAGGTGATCGACTGGGAGAGCGGCCTGTTCGGGCCGTACCCCTTCGAGGCGCAGGGCGGGGTCGTCGCGCCGCCCGGGGCGATCAGCTTCGCCCTGGAGAACCAGACCCGGCCGGTGTATTCGGCCCGGTTCTTCCGCGGCGGCTCGAACACGTACGTGGTCGTGCACGAGCTCGCCCACCAGTGGTTCGGTGACTCCGTCTCGGTGGCCCAGTGGAAGCACATCTGGCTCAACGAGGGCTTCGCCAGCTACGCCGAGTGGCTCTGGTCGCAGGCCCAGGGCGAGGGCACCGCGCAGGAGATCTTCGACTACACGTACGCCCACTACCCGGCGGACAGCCCGTTCTGGTCGGTCAAGCCGGGCGACCCGGGCGCCGCGGACGTCTTCGACGGCGCCGTGTACGACCGGGGCGCCATGACCCTGCACCAGCTGCGGCTGGCCGTCGGCGACACCGCGTTCTTCGACATCGTGCGCACCTGGACCACCACCCACCGGTACGGCAACGGCACCACGGACGAGTTCGTGGCGCTCGCCGAGCGGATCTCCGGCAAGGAGCTCGACGCGCTGTTCCAGACGTGGCTGTTCACCCCGGCGAAGCCGGACGTGGCGACCGCCCCGGCGGCCTCGGCGGCCTCGCTGCGCGCGGCCGCGCCGCACCAGCCGAAGTCCTGGGCGGCGATCCAGCGGGCGCACGCCCTGCTGTCCGGTCACTGA
- a CDS encoding glutamate ABC transporter substrate-binding protein: MTRPTRARAALAVAVLCTAAALAGCTPDARPRAAAQAAATTAPAAHAPVDTSCQPRRSLRPTGALPQPGKMPAGSYMAQIQKRGRLVLGTSQDTLLFSSRNPFTGAVEGFDVDMGRQIAEAIFGDPGKLKIKVIPNDKRVDDAADGTVDLVAYTMTINCARWKRVNFSTVYYDAGQKVLVSTTSPAKGIADLRDQRVCAPNGSTSLENIAKHPAKPIPVGRASFGDCLVAFQQNEVDAISTDDTILAGLAAQDPYAQVVGEKFTEEPYGLAMSPEHPEFTRFVNAVLERNRANGTWKRTYDRWLGRFGAAPQPPAPEYRD; the protein is encoded by the coding sequence GTGACCCGTCCGACCCGCGCCCGCGCCGCGCTCGCCGTGGCCGTCCTGTGCACCGCGGCGGCCCTCGCGGGATGCACCCCGGACGCCCGCCCCCGCGCGGCGGCCCAGGCGGCGGCCACCACCGCGCCGGCCGCCCACGCCCCCGTGGACACCTCCTGCCAGCCCCGGCGCAGCCTGCGACCCACCGGCGCCCTGCCGCAGCCGGGCAAGATGCCGGCCGGCAGCTACATGGCGCAGATCCAGAAGAGGGGCCGGCTGGTACTCGGCACCAGCCAGGACACGCTGCTGTTCAGCTCACGCAACCCGTTCACCGGCGCGGTCGAGGGCTTCGACGTGGACATGGGCCGCCAGATCGCCGAGGCGATCTTCGGAGACCCCGGCAAGCTGAAGATCAAGGTCATCCCCAACGACAAGCGGGTGGACGACGCCGCCGACGGCACCGTCGACCTGGTGGCGTACACGATGACGATCAACTGCGCGCGGTGGAAGCGGGTGAACTTCTCCACGGTCTACTACGACGCTGGGCAGAAGGTCCTGGTCTCCACGACGTCGCCGGCCAAGGGCATCGCCGACCTCCGCGATCAACGGGTCTGCGCCCCCAACGGCTCGACGTCGCTGGAGAACATCGCCAAGCACCCCGCCAAGCCGATCCCGGTGGGCCGGGCCAGCTTCGGCGACTGCCTGGTCGCGTTCCAGCAGAACGAGGTCGACGCGATCAGTACGGACGACACGATCCTCGCCGGGCTGGCCGCCCAGGACCCGTACGCACAGGTGGTCGGCGAGAAGTTCACCGAGGAGCCGTACGGGCTGGCGATGTCGCCCGAGCACCCGGAGTTCACCCGCTTCGTCAACGCCGTGCTGGAACGCAACCGCGCCAACGGCACCTGGAAGCGCACGTACGACCGGTGGCTCGGCCGGTTCGGCGCGGCGCCGCAGCCGCCCGCCCCCGAGTACCGGGACTGA
- a CDS encoding ferredoxin, whose product MKVAVDTSLCIGSGMCALTAPAVFDQDPDEAVVVLRDPAPPAEQHEAVRQAVLRCPAAVISVTDD is encoded by the coding sequence ATGAAGGTCGCCGTGGACACCAGTCTGTGCATCGGGTCGGGGATGTGCGCGCTGACCGCTCCGGCCGTCTTCGACCAGGATCCGGACGAGGCGGTCGTGGTGCTGCGCGACCCCGCGCCGCCGGCGGAGCAGCACGAGGCGGTCCGGCAGGCGGTGCTGCGCTGCCCCGCCGCGGTGATCTCGGTGACCGACGACTGA
- a CDS encoding ferredoxin reductase family protein, with the protein MTVTRHPTRTSSLPQATLARAVLWAALAVNVLIVWVMFFAAPPSKNGVLAAGKFIGLHAALLIFLQLILVARVPWLDRRIGMDRLTSWHRWVGFTLFWALVTHAMLIVAGFSVLDKVSPFKTYAALAGVPASLIGMLALFLMMVAVAASIRAARRRVQYETWHAIHLVLYFALALALVHQFLEGTTFRTSALTTAYWWTLWVFAVGAFLTGRVIMPLWRNSRHQLRVAAVVPESDNTVSVHVTGRRLDEMPALAGQFMIWRFPGFRSWWQVNPFSLSAAPDGRSLRLTAKAVGTGSAGLRDLPVGTRVFAEGPYGAFTALQRTRETTLLIAGGIGVTPIRALLDDPTLTGDIVVLYRVHTEADAVLLAEMRAIAATRGARLHLLTGRTGPGNQPLSPDGLRALVPDITERDVYVCGPNAMTNAVLASLRTLGVPRRQVHAERFALAS; encoded by the coding sequence ATGACGGTCACCCGCCACCCGACCCGCACCTCCTCCCTGCCCCAGGCCACGCTGGCCCGTGCGGTCCTGTGGGCCGCGCTCGCGGTCAACGTGCTGATCGTGTGGGTGATGTTCTTCGCCGCCCCGCCGTCGAAGAACGGCGTGCTGGCCGCGGGCAAGTTCATCGGCCTGCACGCCGCCCTGCTGATCTTCCTGCAGCTGATCCTCGTGGCCCGGGTGCCGTGGCTGGACCGGCGCATCGGCATGGACCGGCTCACCTCGTGGCACCGCTGGGTCGGCTTCACGCTGTTCTGGGCGCTGGTCACCCACGCGATGCTGATCGTGGCGGGCTTCTCCGTCCTCGACAAGGTCTCGCCGTTCAAGACCTACGCCGCCCTGGCCGGGGTGCCCGCGTCGCTGATCGGCATGCTCGCGCTGTTCCTCATGATGGTCGCGGTCGCCGCGTCGATCCGGGCCGCCCGGCGCCGCGTGCAGTACGAGACCTGGCACGCCATCCACCTCGTGCTGTACTTCGCGCTCGCGCTCGCCCTGGTGCACCAGTTCCTGGAGGGCACGACGTTTCGCACCTCGGCGCTCACGACGGCGTACTGGTGGACGCTGTGGGTGTTCGCGGTCGGCGCCTTCCTCACCGGCCGGGTGATCATGCCGCTGTGGCGCAACAGCCGCCACCAGCTGCGCGTCGCCGCGGTCGTGCCCGAGTCGGACAACACCGTCTCGGTGCACGTGACCGGCCGCCGCCTCGACGAGATGCCCGCCCTGGCGGGACAGTTCATGATCTGGCGGTTCCCCGGGTTCCGCTCGTGGTGGCAGGTGAACCCGTTCTCCCTGTCCGCCGCGCCCGACGGCCGCTCGCTGCGGCTCACCGCCAAGGCCGTCGGCACCGGCAGCGCCGGGCTGCGCGACCTCCCGGTCGGCACCCGGGTCTTCGCCGAGGGCCCGTACGGCGCGTTCACCGCGCTGCAGCGCACCCGCGAGACCACGCTGCTCATCGCAGGCGGGATCGGCGTCACCCCGATCCGGGCACTGCTCGACGACCCGACCCTGACCGGCGACATCGTCGTGCTGTACCGGGTGCACACCGAGGCCGACGCGGTGCTGCTGGCCGAGATGCGGGCGATCGCCGCCACCCGGGGCGCGCGGCTGCACCTGCTCACCGGCCGCACCGGGCCGGGCAACCAGCCGCTGAGCCCGGACGGGCTGCGCGCCCTGGTCCCCGACATCACCGAACGCGACGTGTACGTGTGCGGCCCCAACGCCATGACGAATGCGGTGCTGGCCAGCCTGCGCACCCTCGGCGTGCCCAGACGTCAGGTGCACGCCGAACGGTTCGCGCTGGCCAGCTGA
- a CDS encoding serine/threonine-protein kinase — MTCPRDCPGTIQDGYCDTCGMAPPAAAKATGSSGLPAQRTATAPSVRTGALSTRTGGSGRSGSASGSRRRRFGGGLVDVAPLPQRDPSTAVMAVAQVPEDKRYCAKCGQPVGRARGERPGRTAGFCPSCGEPFDFTPKLSKGDLVGGQYEVVGPLAHGGLGWIYLAVDKNVSDRWVVLKGLLNSGDEDALAAAVAERRFLAEVEHPNIVKIYNFVEHDGAGYIVMEYVGGDSLKSMLKARMAANAGNPDPLPVDQALAYVLEIMPAFGYLHDRGLVFCDFKPDNVIQTGDQVKLIDLGGVVRVDDLDSAIYGTVGYQAPEMATAGPSIQSDLYTIGRTLAVLTTDFRGYQSTYADSLPERDAFAVYRRNESYYRLLQRATRTDPAERFVDAAEMSEQLLGVLREVLAADGQPHPAPSRLFTGELRTDTRDDEPNWRFLPAPLIDLTDPAAAFLASVTVTDPQEVLTLLGKAPENTIEVQLRALRALIDLGAAGSGPDAFADARTMRDTIAAGAAADWRLAWYDGVLALASGDAAQAVVQFDAVYSALPGELAPKLALGLAYELAGQPGDAAARYDVVSRTDPAYTTAAAGLARCRLAAGDRGGAVEAYNRVPGTSSAYRSSQVGAVRALVRPHASAATDVAALAAAAALIDRLEVEAAQLAALRAELLEQALDALAGGAAVPAAVLGGAGAAARSGGANGSAEERDVRFALEAAYRELARAAHGAEKIRLVDLANAARPRTRT; from the coding sequence ATGACGTGCCCACGCGACTGTCCGGGGACGATCCAGGACGGCTACTGCGACACCTGCGGCATGGCGCCGCCGGCCGCCGCGAAGGCGACGGGCTCCAGCGGGCTACCGGCCCAGCGCACCGCCACCGCGCCGTCGGTGCGCACGGGCGCGCTGTCCACCCGTACCGGTGGGTCGGGGCGCAGCGGCAGCGCCAGCGGCAGCCGGCGGCGCCGCTTCGGTGGTGGCCTGGTCGACGTGGCGCCGCTGCCGCAGCGGGACCCGTCGACCGCGGTGATGGCGGTCGCGCAGGTGCCCGAGGACAAGCGGTACTGCGCCAAGTGCGGCCAGCCGGTCGGTCGGGCCCGCGGCGAGCGCCCCGGGCGCACGGCCGGGTTCTGCCCGTCCTGCGGCGAGCCGTTCGACTTCACCCCCAAGCTGTCCAAGGGCGACCTGGTCGGCGGCCAGTACGAGGTCGTGGGCCCGCTCGCGCACGGCGGCCTGGGCTGGATCTACCTGGCCGTGGACAAGAACGTCTCCGACCGGTGGGTGGTGCTCAAGGGCCTGCTCAACTCCGGCGACGAGGACGCGCTGGCCGCGGCGGTGGCCGAGCGGCGCTTCCTCGCCGAGGTGGAACACCCGAACATCGTCAAGATCTACAACTTCGTCGAGCACGACGGCGCGGGCTACATCGTCATGGAGTACGTCGGCGGCGACTCCCTCAAGTCCATGCTCAAGGCCCGGATGGCGGCCAACGCGGGCAACCCCGACCCGCTGCCGGTCGACCAGGCCCTCGCGTACGTGCTGGAGATCATGCCCGCGTTCGGCTACCTGCACGACCGTGGCCTGGTCTTCTGCGACTTCAAGCCCGACAACGTCATCCAGACCGGCGACCAGGTCAAGCTCATCGACCTCGGCGGTGTCGTGCGCGTCGACGACCTCGACTCCGCGATCTACGGCACGGTCGGCTACCAGGCGCCCGAGATGGCCACCGCCGGTCCCTCGATCCAGTCGGACCTGTACACGATCGGGCGTACCCTCGCGGTGCTCACCACGGACTTCCGCGGCTACCAGAGCACGTACGCGGACAGCCTGCCGGAGCGCGACGCGTTCGCGGTGTACCGGCGCAACGAGTCGTACTACCGGCTGCTGCAACGGGCCACCCGCACCGATCCGGCGGAGCGGTTCGTCGACGCGGCCGAGATGAGTGAGCAGCTGCTCGGCGTGCTGCGCGAGGTCCTCGCCGCCGACGGCCAACCCCACCCCGCGCCGTCGCGGCTGTTCACCGGCGAACTGCGCACCGACACGCGCGACGACGAACCGAACTGGCGGTTCCTGCCCGCCCCGCTGATCGACCTCACCGACCCGGCCGCCGCCTTCCTCGCCTCGGTCACCGTGACCGACCCGCAGGAGGTCCTCACGCTGCTCGGCAAGGCACCCGAGAACACCATCGAGGTGCAACTGCGGGCGCTGCGGGCGCTCATCGACCTCGGCGCGGCCGGTTCCGGCCCCGACGCGTTCGCCGACGCGCGGACGATGCGCGACACGATCGCGGCGGGCGCGGCCGCGGACTGGCGGCTCGCCTGGTACGACGGGGTGCTGGCGCTGGCCAGCGGCGACGCCGCCCAGGCGGTAGTCCAGTTCGACGCGGTCTACTCGGCACTTCCGGGGGAACTGGCGCCCAAGCTGGCCCTGGGGCTGGCGTACGAGCTGGCCGGGCAGCCGGGTGACGCCGCCGCCCGCTACGACGTGGTCAGCCGCACCGATCCGGCGTACACGACGGCGGCGGCGGGGCTCGCCCGGTGCCGGCTGGCGGCGGGCGACCGGGGCGGGGCCGTGGAGGCGTACAACCGGGTGCCGGGCACCTCGTCGGCGTACCGCAGCTCCCAGGTCGGCGCGGTACGCGCGCTGGTGCGCCCGCACGCCTCCGCCGCCACTGACGTGGCCGCGCTGGCCGCCGCGGCGGCGCTGATCGACCGGCTGGAGGTGGAGGCGGCACAGCTCGCCGCGCTGCGCGCCGAGTTGCTGGAGCAGGCGCTCGACGCGCTGGCCGGTGGCGCCGCCGTTCCGGCCGCGGTGCTGGGTGGCGCCGGTGCGGCGGCGCGCTCCGGTGGCGCCAACGGCTCCGCCGAGGAGCGCGACGTGCGGTTCGCGCTGGAGGCCGCGTACCGGGAGCTGGCGCGCGCGGCGCACGGCGCGGAGAAGATCCGCCTGGTGGACCTGGCCAACGCGGCGCGCCCGCGGACCCGTACATGA
- a CDS encoding long-chain-fatty-acid--CoA ligase — protein sequence MLGWDGRHTPGHREETAAMLNLSVLLEDSARHYPDRAAVVLGPQRLTYAQVDAAANQVANLLVSRGIRPGDKVALSCPNLPYFPVIYYGILKAGAVVVPLNVLLKGREVAYHLTDSEAKAYFCFEGTAELAMGAEGHAGFDQVPGCEHFFLVTADPAAASPIEGAETFGAAVAGQSPAFESVLAAETDPAVILYTSGTTGQAKGAELSHSNLLVNALTCNRLFQSTPGTDTHLLVLPLFHSFGSTVQMNGGFAVAATLVLLPRFEPAAAVKIFEQEEITYFAGVPTMYWGLLNALTDDVDVERIARNLRVAVSGGASLPVEIIKQVKERLGVQILEGYGLSETSPVATFSDPDREPRPGSIGIPIWGVELKLIDENWKTVEGADEVGEIAIRGHNIMRGYYNRPEATAEVMNNGWFRTGDLARRDSDGFYYIVDRAKDMIIRGGFNVYPREIEEVLMTHEGVSLAAVIGVPHPQHGEEVKAYVIRTPNATVTEEELVGWAREQMAAYKYPRIVTFVDTLPMTATGKLLKRQLS from the coding sequence ATGTTGGGATGGGACGGTCGTCACACCCCCGGACACCGCGAGGAGACCGCCGCGATGCTCAACCTCTCCGTCCTGCTGGAGGACAGCGCCCGCCACTACCCCGACCGGGCCGCGGTCGTGCTGGGACCGCAGCGCCTGACGTACGCGCAGGTCGACGCGGCAGCGAACCAGGTGGCGAACCTGCTGGTGTCGCGCGGCATCCGCCCCGGCGACAAGGTCGCGCTGTCCTGCCCGAACCTGCCGTACTTCCCGGTGATCTACTACGGGATCCTCAAGGCGGGCGCCGTGGTGGTTCCGCTGAACGTGCTGCTCAAGGGCCGGGAGGTCGCGTACCACCTGACCGACAGCGAGGCCAAGGCGTACTTCTGCTTCGAGGGCACGGCCGAGCTGGCCATGGGCGCCGAGGGCCACGCCGGGTTCGACCAGGTGCCGGGCTGCGAGCACTTCTTCCTCGTCACCGCCGACCCGGCCGCCGCGTCACCGATCGAGGGCGCCGAGACGTTCGGGGCCGCGGTCGCCGGGCAGTCGCCGGCCTTCGAGTCCGTGCTGGCCGCCGAGACCGACCCGGCCGTCATCCTCTACACCAGCGGCACCACGGGGCAGGCCAAGGGCGCCGAGCTGTCCCACTCGAACCTGCTGGTGAACGCGCTGACCTGCAACCGGCTGTTCCAGAGCACGCCGGGCACCGACACCCACCTGCTGGTGCTGCCGCTGTTCCACTCGTTCGGCTCGACCGTCCAGATGAACGGCGGCTTCGCGGTCGCGGCCACCCTGGTGCTGCTGCCGCGCTTCGAGCCCGCCGCCGCCGTGAAGATCTTCGAGCAGGAGGAGATCACCTACTTCGCGGGCGTGCCCACGATGTACTGGGGGCTGCTCAACGCGCTCACCGACGACGTGGACGTCGAGCGGATCGCCCGCAACCTGCGGGTCGCCGTCTCCGGCGGCGCGAGCCTGCCGGTCGAGATCATCAAGCAGGTCAAGGAGCGGCTCGGCGTGCAGATCCTGGAGGGCTACGGCCTGTCCGAGACCTCGCCGGTGGCCACGTTCTCCGACCCCGACCGCGAGCCGCGCCCCGGGTCGATCGGCATCCCGATCTGGGGCGTCGAACTCAAGCTCATCGACGAGAACTGGAAGACCGTCGAGGGCGCCGACGAGGTCGGCGAGATCGCCATCCGGGGCCACAACATCATGCGCGGCTACTACAACCGGCCCGAGGCCACCGCCGAGGTGATGAACAACGGCTGGTTCCGTACGGGTGACCTGGCCCGCCGGGACTCCGACGGCTTCTACTACATCGTCGACCGCGCCAAGGACATGATCATCCGTGGTGGCTTCAACGTGTACCCGCGCGAGATCGAGGAGGTCCTCATGACCCATGAGGGCGTCTCGCTGGCCGCGGTCATCGGCGTGCCGCACCCCCAGCACGGCGAGGAGGTCAAGGCGTACGTCATCCGCACCCCGAACGCCACGGTCACCGAGGAGGAACTGGTCGGCTGGGCCAGGGAACAGATGGCGGCGTACAAGTACCCGCGCATCGTCACCTTCGTGGACACACTGCCCATGACGGCCACGGGCAAGCTGCTCAAGCGCCAACTGAGCTGA